DNA from Agarilytica rhodophyticola:
TTATATTTAATAAAAATGCCTGGAAGGTTATTTAACCAGTTAAAAGTAAGTCTTAATGTGGGAAGATATCCGCAGTTTCCTGATCAGTTAGGAGGAGAATTCAATCAGGCAGTAAAAGAATTGACCAAAATACTAAACGAAAGTGATTATGCACAGTGAAAAGAAAAATTACTCGGTGGTGTAGATAAAGTTGATCGAAGCTGTTTTACAGAGGTTTAAGGATTTTACTCATAAAAATAATGAAAAGTTTTTCGAAGCCGATAGATTAATATTAAGTCGTACTGTGCGAGTTTGGGATGCCGGAAGCTCACAGCAGAGAGATATAGAAACCTTAAATTCAATTTTTGCTGACGTAGCACCTTATCCCAATATTAAAGTTCGTAACTTGAGTGATTCTGGCGATATTGAATATAGAAATCAGGAGGCTTATACACACGAGATAGTTGGGCGAGGTGGTGCATATCCAGCAGCGTCCGATATAGCGCGACAAAAGAGATGGCTGCTATTAATGTGAAATCGGCGGCGAAACCGAAAGTCTCTGAATTAGGCGACCAGTCGTCAGTAATTAGTTTGCAAAAATTCAAATCCACTTTAAAAATCGAAACAGATAAAAAAAGTAAGAAGACAAGTCTAGCCTAGCCTAGCATTATCTTTATATCTTACCCTTCTGCGTCAGGTAAATCTTCGGTCTCACCTATCATTAAAGAGTCGAGTGATAGTAATGTGCCTGTTGTGAAAACTGATCATTTTTTAAAACCTTTTCTAGAATTGAGCCAACATCCGGAGAATATGGGTAAACCAGTTATAGATTGGCCCGTTGTTCATGGCGATCCTGAGTCATTCTATAGAGAAGCATTAGATCAATTAATGACGGCTGCCAAAAATGATGAGGCATATTCTTATACTATTCCATCAACTTACCGTAAAGATGTGAAGCTAGCGATCCTTACCCTCGAGGTATGAGAGACTCAGAAGAGTCTTATAAAGAAGTTAAAATTCCAGCCAGTGAGACTTATATAATAGAGGGGATTTCTACACCACATCTAATAGATTCGGATGAGCATGTATTTGTCCAAGTCAATGTAGATTATGATACATCAGTATCTCGAAGAGCGGATCGCAACCATGATGAAGACATTCCCGAGAGTGTAAGATTAGCCGAAGATAACGCTCAGTTTTATGCGGTACTAACATCTCATAATGTGCTAAAAAGAAATTCAATTAATCCAGATATTCAACTAGACTCAACAGAGCAAACGCCAGGTAGTTTTCGGCAAATAGCTTAATTACCTAGTTATAGCTTTGTTACACAGAGTAGTATGGTACTCTGCAGCAGTACTAGTACTGCTGCTAGTGAAGCAACTTATAGATGATATCTAAAAGTGACGTACGGGCCTCTATCTTCTATTTAAGAGATAATGTTATTTCTAATGCCAATCATTCCATGATCTCTATACTAGTGAAAAATAGTATGCAAACAAAAAATAGTATGCAAACATATGTACCGTAAGTTCTTATTCTCACTATCCTTATTTTACAGATAATATTGCAACTATCTTAGGTTATCTGTAGTGATATAATTAGAGCGTGTCATCAGGTTCTAATTCTCTATGGCATATTGTGGGGTAGATAATATCGACATCATTGTCTGGAAATTCTAAAACTATAGCAGGAGCAAATTATGTTTAGGTTGTTGTTTCGAAATAAGTTAATTGGCGTTACTAAACTTGAAAGTGGCGATCCTTCAATCTGCTGTGCTTCTGGGGAGCTAGTGGAAGCAGGAACCTGTGAAGACCTTAGCCGTTGGATGCTCGAAGAGGGGGGCGTTGAGGAAGATGGCGCTTTTCTTCTTGAAATGGACAACCGTTTTCTTGTTGTACTAGGCGAGCATACCCCTATACCCTTTGCTCAAGGCAGTATTATATGTGTGCCCGAAGAGGATGAAATATTCCTCGATCTACAAGGCATTCCAGGCCCAGAGTATGCACATTTCTTTCCTCAGCATATTGCGAGTATGGCAAGCTCAGAGGACGGTGAATAAGCTGTTGCTAAGTAGACCTTAGCTACTTTTCAGGTGCTTTAATAGGCGAGACTTTAAGGCACTTGGAATTTTGGTGATGGTTAGGGAGTCTGATTCTGAGTCGTAAACAATGGATTCTCCTAAACACTTCGAGTCAAAGCTCATGCTCAGTAGGTCGTTTCTCCCACTAATGCGAATATATTGACGCAACTGTGCTCGATCTGGGATTAGCTCAGGTTTCAGCTGAGGTTTGCTCTTGAGTACATGTTGTTCAAAATCTTTCTGTTTTTCTTCATTTACTTGGCTTGAAAGATCAGCAATGACTACGCGTTTGCCCGCTTTATCTTGTTCTAAGCAGTAATTAACCACCGTTTCGCGGGTTTCTGCTGCCTGTTCCTGTGGTAACTCCTTTGTATAGCTTTCTACGGCTTCCAGAAAGTTCTCTGTTTCTTCTTTTATATCTGCTTTATCAGTAAAACCAACAAAAGCGACAAATGCGTCGCTCAAGTCCTTTTCTCCGCGCATGGTCAGCAATGATAGATAGTTTAAATTTTTATCTTCGTCTTGCCATTCACGTAAATTTATCTTTGCTGCAAGCGTAATACTGCGAGTATCGAGATAAATAGAGTCGGCAATATTGAGTTCGCCGTCTATATACTGCCCTGATAGGTGGTCGCTAGCAAAAATATAGAGTTCATCAGCATGTTCATAACTTTCTTGTACGAAAAATATATAGCTATCCAGCAGTGCCTCGGTTTTGTCTAGCTCCAACTTAAAATGCTTCATCGCATGTTGAGTAAGTGAGACAAAGCTCATTTTTTCATCAATACACTCGTTAAGCCAGGTAGAAAGCGGGTGGTTGGCAGCATCATTAGAGAAACGGCCATGAATTTTGCCTAGTTTCTTAATAAAACTTAGCTTTAGTTCGCGTGCACATTCATCAACCTTACCATCACGCACAAGCTCTTTGTCACGTAAGCTTAAGGTCGCAGGGGAAGAGGGTGCCATACGTTGTAAACGGTGTGCGATAAGGTGAGATATTGCCATATGAAATCGTCTGTTAATAAAGCCAAAGGCGGCGCATGAAATATCGAGTGGCGCATTATAGAGATAAACCCGACGGAATTGTATTATTGTCTGATTGCACTTTGTATGTGATTGTTCACTATCCATTTGTGCTATAATTTTTAGGTGATGTGGGGGGGCACTCTTCTGGTTAGGCTGGGTGATAGTAGCTGCGAAAAGGCGTGTTCAAATAATCGCCGCCTGTTTCCTTAAGCTATAATGAAAGCATGGAATTTGGCGCATATATTAATGTTGACAGGCCCTAATGAAAAGCACGCGAAAATTACACCCCATTGCACGCCTCAACCTCATACCACGCATTATCGCCTGTACTTTTTATGTCATTATCATAGGTAGCATTTCTCTAGATTCGCTTCTTTCACTGCCTTTTATTTCCATCGCTATACTTGGTGCATCGTGGCCTCATGTTGCGTTATTTCTTGCATCTCAAAAGGTTGATAGTAAACGCCAAGAAGAAATCAATATGCATTTGGATGCAGTTTTTTGTGGTCTCTTAGTGATTGCTTATCCCTCATTTGAATATGCTTCTACGGTGGGTATATTGCTGGTAAGCAATGGTTTGTTCATCGGATCTTTTCGTTTATTGGCTACTACTCTAGCAGCGTTTTTACTAGCAGCGGCCGCTACTTATCTTGTACTAAGGCCAGATTATTTAATACCGGCAAGTATCGCTACAGATGTCATTATCTTCTTATTCTTCTGTTCTTATTTTGGCTGCTTTGCCTTTTTAGGTAACAATTTGACGCGACAGCTGATAAAGCTGAATAAAGAAGTGAAGTATCTGTCGATGAAAGATCCGCTTACTCAGTGCTACAACCGTCTTTACCTAGATAAAAAACTCATTGAAGAAATTCAACGTTGTTATCGAGTTGGCTATCCTATTTCCATTATTTTTGCCGATATCGACCACTTTAAAAAAATAAATGATGACTATGGCCACAACGTTGGTGATGCAGTGCTACAACAGTTTGTGGCTATTAGCCAAGAGTGTATACGGGAGGATTCCGATTGGTTAGCTCGTTTCGGGGGGGAGGAGTTTCTGATTATTCTATCCTATGCCGACAATAAAGTTGCCAAAATGGTGGCAGAGCGTATCCGCGTGGCGATTAGCGAGCATGTTTTTGTGGCGGAGGAAAAAACTATGAATATTACTTGTAGTTTTGGTGTTGCCTCCATTGATCCCATTGCGGAGCATGAGGACAAAGACAAGGTCGACGCCAATGGTCTGATCACATTAGCAGATCAAAGGCTTTACCGAGCTAAGGAGTTGGGGCGAGATCGTGTACAAAGTGCCTAGCGCCTGATAAATAATCTTGAAAGGCTCTAAGGGCTGAATGCTTTTCACAACTATTCTGTTGATAATTCTTAAATAGCGATATTTGTTGTAAAGTATCGCATTCAAAAAAATACCCTATTAATAATATTTACAAACAGTGAGCCCTTCTGTTTTATGAAACAATCTATTGTACATGTTAGCCTCGTTGTTAACGACTATGACGAAGCGATCGCCTTCTATACACAAAAGCTTAATTTTACATTAGTTGAAGATATCGTTATGGATGATGCCGGTAAACGTTGGGTTTTGGTTGCGCCACCCGGTTCGCAAGGTATTGCATTGTTGCTGGCTAAAGCCTCCAATTCTGAACAAGCAGAACATATCGGCAGCCAAACCGGAGGACGCGTATTTTTATTTCTAAGTACCGATAACTTTGCAAGAGATTACACCGCCATGAAAGAAAAAGGTATTACATTTACTCGCGGTCCTAACCATATGGAGTACGGCACAGTCGCGGTATTTAAAGATTTATATGGTAACTTATGGGATCTTATTGAATATAAAGATGGCCACCCCTTTGCGCAAAAATAAAATAAATTGAGACAATTGATGGTTACTGCTCAAGGCCTAACAGGAGAAATAATATGACTAACACAGAAAGTACAATGAGCAATGCAACAAGAAGTGCAAAAGGTTCCTGCGCCTGTGGTGCGATTACTGTAGAGGCAAAAAATATTTCTCAAAGTGTGGGTGCGTGTCACTGCAGTACCTGCCGTAAAATAAGCGGTGGCAGTCCTTATATGGCGGTGGAATGCGGCAGCGACGTAAATTTTAGTGGCAGTGAAAATATCAGCATTTACAACTCTTCTAAATGGGCAGAGCGAGGCTTTTGTGGAAAATGCGGCAGTCCTTTATTTTATCGCTTAAAACAAGCCAACCAATATATGCTCTCGTCAGGGTTATTTAATGACGAGAATTTCAATTTTGATCATCAACTATTTATCGAAGAAAAGCCCGCACACTACACCTTCGCCAATGATACTAAGAATATGACCGGCGAAGAATTGTTTGCTCAATATGGCGCGAGCTAGCGATCAACTTTATCCGTCGACCTATCATATATCGGCGCGATTGTGTGGGCGCAAATAATCAATCTCTGGACCTAGTGGCACCACTCGCGTTGGATTTACCGTTTCATGGCTGTAGTAATAATGCCGTTTAATATGGAAGAAGTTAACCGTATCCGCCACGCCAGGCCGCTGGTATAGCTCGCGTACATAGTTAGAGATATTAGGAAAATCCTCAATACGCTGTCTGTTACACTTAAAATGACCGTGATATACAGAATCAAAACGAATCAATGTGGTAAACAAGCGCCAGTCCGCTTCGGTAATGGCCGAGCCACAAAGATAAGCTTGTTTCGACAAGCGTTCTTCTACCTTATCCAAGGTTTCGAACAGACCTAAATAGGCATGCTCATAGGCTTCTTGAGTGGTCGCAAAACCGCAGCGATATACTCCATTGTTAACATTGTGATAGATCATTTCGTTGACCCGATCGATTTCTGCTCGTAAATGTTCAGGATAGTAATCGTCACTATTGCCGGTAATATCATTAAAAGCACTGTTGAGCATACGAATAATTTCTGAAGATTCATTGCTCACAATACGCTGTTGTTTTTTATCCCATAAAACCGGCACCGTCACCCGGCCGTTATAAGTAGGGTTATTACTGGTATACACTTGATGCATAAAATCGTGCCCAAATAATGCATCGCCCGTGCTGCCCTCGTCTTTGTTAAAGGTCCAGCCTTCGGTGAGCATATCCGGGCTTACCACTGACACACTAATATGTTCTTCTAAGTCTTTAAGCTGACGGAAAATCAGAGTTCTGTGTGCCCAAGGGCAGGCATAAGAAACATATAAATGATAACGTCCGCTTTCCGCCGCAAAACCACCGATACCGGAACTACCTGCCGCGCCATCTTTAGTAACCCAATTGCGTAACTGCGCTGCCTCTCGTTCAAAAGCACCGCCGCTTTGCTTTGTGTCATACCATTTATCTTGCCACACACCATTCACTAATAAACCCATGCCAACCTCTACTTATTGCTTCATCTGCTGTAATAAGAGTTATTATAAAAACAAAAAGTAGAATGAATAGTGTATTATTTACCGTAGAATGTTCGAAAAATTCGATGATTTGCGTGCGTATGCAGATGCAATCGTAAGATCTTATTATAAACCTATGGCTTATTTTGTGCCGCTTAAAATAAGGTGCTTGCACTTCAAACGATCTGCGATTAAGGTTTTTGTCTAAATAGCTGTTGCTAACAATTAGTAACATTTGCACGTTCAATGGCTGATCTTTTAAGGCAGTAGCAATGGAACAAACCCTAGTGAAAGCCCCGATACTTGAAACCCCAAGACTTACCCTACAAGGACACACACCTGAAGATTTTGAGTCCTGCGCTACCATGTGGGGAGATATCAATTTTGTGAAATACACCTTTCGCGTTCCTTCCACACGGGAAGAGTCTTGGACACGTTTCCTACGCTATTTTGGTCATTGGCAAGTTAACGGCTTTGGCTACTGGGTGATAAAAGACAGAAGCACTGGGGAATTTATTGGCGAGGCAGGATTTGCCGATTATAAAAGAAATATGACACCCTCTATCGAAGGCCGCCCAGAAGCAGGCTGGGGAATTACCAGCCATCAGCAAGGCAAGGGCTATGCTTCTGAAGCTATGACATGTATTACCCAATGGGCGGACAGCCATCTTAGTGCTGCCACTACAGTTTGTATTATCGACCCAGAACATCAGGCCTCTATTAGAGTGGCTAACAAGATGGGCTATCATCCCATCGGCATTGCCAGTTACCTGGGTGATAACGTTAACCTTTACGAAAGAAAGTCAGCCTAATATATTTAGCCACCAGGTTAATAGCTAAACACTAAAAAATATTGAGTTACCCTATGATTGCCGAACTGCTACCTTATTTATCGCAAATTATTTCCATCATCGTTATTTCCATTTTTATGGCCATAAGCCCCGGTGCTGATTTCGTTATGATTACACGCAACAGCATTTTCCATGGTCGCTCAGCAGGACTCTATTCCGCCCTAGGCATCGCCCTTGCTATATGGATACACGTGGCCTACTCCATCGCCGGCCTCGCCATTATTATCTCCAACTCCATCCTGTTGTTTTCCATTATTAAATACCTTGGCGCCGCCTACCTAATTTACATCGGTTGGAAAACCTTCCAGACCAAACACCACAACGAAGAACAATACCAAGACAAACAACAAACACTCACCAACACCGCCGCATTTAAAATAGGTTTTATCACCAACGCCCTCAACCCTAAAACTACAATATTCTTTTTAAGTATCTTCACCCAAATCGTCAACCCACAAACACCCCTATGGCTACAAATTATCTACGGCGCAATCATCTCACTCGCCCACCTACTATGGTTCAGCGCCGTCGCAGTTTTTTTGAGCCAGCCAGCATTGTTAAAGAAATTTAATTCTTACCGAACACGGATAGAAAAAGTGGTTGGAGTTATTTTAATGGGGTTTGGGGTAAAGGTGGCAACTAGTACTAACTGAGTTACTTTTGTATGAAACCCATCCCTGGGTTTCACCCTACGGGCGACTACGTCGTACAAAATTATTCCAGATAATTTTGTGACTGCGCAAAAAAGTAATCAAAAAAGCACACCCTATTACTTTGCCCTTCGGGTTCCCTCATAAAACTTTAGATTTCGAGGTCGATATATATGAGCCATCCATGGCTCAATATATCTTAATCGCACGTCTCGACAATTGCTCCTGCATTGTTCTAATACGCCACATCCATGTGGCTATGTGTGATTGCCCTAAAAATGATGCCTTTTGTTTGGCAAAGTAAACGGGAAAGTGTGAGTCCTGTTTTTTAATTTATATATTAAAATGTTGATTAAATCCTCGGGCTGATTTCCCCTTTTATTGAGCTGAACAAGGGCATATTTTTCTGAGTAAATACCACATGGATGTGGTATTTAGCGAGGTGGGGCGGGATGCCCCATCTGAGCGACCAGAAAAATATGTCATTGTGAGGGTAGTCGCGAAGCGACCTCAATAGCAGGGGTGACCTTTCTTTTGGTTACTTTTCATGTATGAAAACCATCCTTGGTTTTCACCCTTCGGGCGACTTCGTCGTACAAAATTACTCCTGATAATTTTGTGAGCAAGCAAAGAAAAGTAACTCGCCTTTAGGCGAAATCTAATATTAAAAATAAAAATTTAAGTGATTAACAAATATCAAATCAACTTAAAGTTGAAGTTAGTATATAGTTCCTGTCCAAGAAAAGCTGAGGAAGAAGGTTGAATTGGCGGTGAAACTGTAGGTAAGTTTCGTGCTTCAGGATAAAAAGCAAAAAAATGAAGTATTGATCTGTTAAAATATTATAATTGCAACTCCTAAGTAAATTGGAATTTACATTATGATACCAAAAAGGCTTAAATACATTGTTCTATCCTTTTTAATTGCTGCTTGTGTATCTTGCGGCCATGTAATACAGCTTCCGAAATCGTCTTTCGTGGTCTTTAATACATTAGATTATTCAATTGATCTTTCTGTACGATTAGACGGGTATTGGAATGATAACTCAAAAATCCCTCCTAACGATCTAGAGTACGTACTCCTCTACGATGATGAAAGCAAATTTACAGTATTTCCGAAATCCGTTGAGCAGATAAAAATTATATATAAAAAATGCTCTATAGCCTTAGATAGAACTGAGATTTTAAAACAACTGAAAAAAGACAAAGACGGTCGTAACTCCTGGAATTTGTATATTGATAAGCAATTGTTGGATATGAAGAAATGTTTGTATTGAGTTACTTTTGTATGAAACCCAAGGATGGTTTTCATACAAAAGTAACTCGCCTTTAGGCGAAATCTAAAAAATAAACGTTTAAAAACCTTTAAATAAAAATACTAAACCACAAGTTTAATTCCAGCTAAAGCTTTCTCAAATAGAGATAGCGCGCTTTAGGTTAAACCTTAATCAGGTAATCTATTCAAATCCAAAAAAAGAAGATATGCCCGCCAATTTGCTTATCAATCCTCATCAAAATATTGCCCCACCCCAATACCCTGTTACTCTAGCAACAAGAAGATAACGCATATACAGAAGGACTAATCGTCGTGGCAGAAAAAAAAGAAAATGGACGCAAACTTCGTAAAGAAGAAATAAAGAGACGGTTAGAAAAAATCTTAGCTGAAGATCAAGAAAATGGACGCGAAAAACTTGCATTATTTGCCACTAGGTGTGCATTAAGGATATTTCCTTTACTGGGGTATGACGGAAATCTTGATTACTGGAATAGCAAAAGTGGTAATCACGCAATAAAACACCTCGCCGCTTTATGGAGAGGGATATTAGTTGGCTGGAAATGGAAACAAATTCAAGAAATAGAACTTTTGAAAGTTAGGAGCGCCTCCTCCGCCGCCTCCTCCGCCGCCTCCTCCGCCGCCTCCTCCTTCGTCGACGCCGACGCCGCCGCCGCCGCCGCCGCCTCCTCCTTCTCCGCCGCCGCCGCCTCTTCCTCCTCCGCCGCCTCCTTCGCCGCCGCCGCCTACTACGCCGCCGACATCGGCGCCTACTACGCCGCCTCCGCCTCCGCCTACGCCGCCGCCTACGATTTGAAATTCCTCGAAAATAAAGCGAATAACTATACTGACTTAAGAACAACTCCTCTCTGGAATGATGGACAAAAATTCAAAGAGAGCTATATTGCAAATATCTACACAAATGAATGGCCTTCTGCCATAAACTCTCTCCTAGAACAAAAAGAAGTCGCCAGTAACCCCAATCTCAAAAACCAAATCCTAAAAATCCAACAAGACTACGATGCTATCCTCCATGGCCGTTATCTGCAGGGTGATGATGAAAACGATATGGAAAATATTGAAGTTAAATACCGCCCTGAGGAAAAAAACCAACACGAGACTTTGGCAGATGATGATTTTTTGGGGCGTGGGCGTTTGTTGGGGGCGTTGTTGCCGCGTTTGCGGGTGGTGGGGGATAGTGGTCATTTGACGATCGGTTTGTTTGGTGATTGGGGGGCGGGGAAGTCTAATTTTATTAAGTTGTTGAAGCAGGCGTTGGATGAGAAGTCGGGGGTTAGGGAGAATGGTCGTAAGATGGAGTTTATTTATGGGGAGTTTAATGCTTGGGCGTATGAGCATACGGATAATATCCAGGCGGGGATGACGCAGGAGATGATGAATGCTTTAACTAGTTTTCAGTGTGTGAGTAAGCGGCGTTTGTTGCGGGGGGATTTTGCAGGTTTGCCGCTCGGTAAAAAATTAAAGTTGTGTTGTTCTACTTTTTTAAATTTATTGGAGTTTGTGTTTAAAACCCCTTGGTTGGTGTTATGTTCGGCGGTGGCTTTGCATCATATACGTTTTATTAATTATTATGCTTTGTTTATGATTGCTGTGTTTTTTGGCCATGATATTGCCAAGCTTTTTCCCTCTTATGATAAGGAGTTGGGTCATTTAGGTATTGGCGTTGCCGGTGCTGGCACTTTGGCGGTGATTTGGTTTTTGTTAAAGGAGTTTAAAGCCATTGCTGCGCAGCCTTTTGCTAAGGAGTTAAAAACCTATTTGCGTTTGCCTACTTACGGTAAGCATTTAGGTTTGATTCCTGTTATGGCGAAGCAGATTAAAACTTTATGTAAGCTGTGTTTGGGCAAGCGGGGCTTGTTTAATAAAATTCATCGACGTTTGATTTTTGTGGTGGATGATTTAGATCGTTGTGGTGTGGAGGGTATTGTTAAAACCTTTGAAGCGGTGCGTTTAATTTTAGAGCTGGACAATGTTATTGTGATTATCGCAGTGGATCAACGTATTGCTCTACCTGCTCTGGCCTGTCATTACGAACAACTGTCTACCCATCATAAACATGATGCTAAGAATATCGCTCGGGATTATTTAGCCAAGGTGATTAATATGCCCTTACACCTGCCGCCACCGGATGATAGCTCGGTAGCACAATATCTCGCCCATCTTTTTAATGACAGTAGTTTTGCTGCTGCACCTCCTGAAGAACAAGTCACAGACGCTGATGATAAGGAAAATACAATAGAAACAATAAATGAAAGTGATCTTGTTGATGAACAACAAGCTTCTAAGCAGGAGAAAGATAAAGAGGGAGAGGAGGAAGGAGAGCAAGAAAAAGAAGAAAGCTTGGAAGAAATATTTGCTGATATCGCTAAAATTGATGTGAAAGCCGTATTTTATCAAGATAAAGAAAATACCAAAAAAATAGAAAACCTAGGACTAAGCCCCGAACAAAAACAAGCATTCTACTACTGGCTTATCCAACTGGATCTGCGCAACCCCCGCCAGATAAAACGCTTATATAATAGCTATAACCTACTGCAGCACTACCATAAAGAAGACGCAGGTCTAACAGGTATAGAACATGCCTTCCCTTTTATGGTGGCCTTATTTTTAATCGAATGGATGAACCAAGAAATTATTGGCCCGGAAAAAGAACAAACCCGACAAAAACTTATCGACTACCTCTTTTATAATAAAGAGGAGAGTGATTTATCAAACTTAAGAGCAAGTAAAGAGACATTAGAAAATGCTCGAAACATTTTAAAAGAAAGCGGTGAAACATCGCTGTTTGAGAATATAGAACCTTTTGTTTTGCCAGTAACACAAAATGATCAGTAGTTTCTTGTTACTTTTTTGCTTGTGAAAAAAAGTAACCAAAAAAGCACACCCTGTTATTTTGCCCTGCGGGTTCCTTCTCAAAAGTCGTAATTTTCAGGTCGGTATGAAAGAGCCATCCATGGCTCTCCATACCTCAATCACACATCCTGTGTGATTGCCCTAAAAATTACGACTTTTGTTCAGCAAAATAAACGGGAATAATTTTGTACGACGCAGTCGCCCGGAGGGTGGAATCCGGGGATGGTTTTCATACAAGAAAAGTAACTCGCCATCAGGCGACATTCTGAGTTTATAAAAATATACATATTTTTAATGTAAAATACCCAAAACAAAACTAGATATTAAGGAATCACTCCCCATTGGAATTCGCCGACCTTACTCCCCAGCTCTATCTCATACTTTTTGCCGTTGCCTTGCTTGCAGGTTTTCTTGATACCTTAGTCGGAGGCGGCGGTTTGTTGACGACGCCGGCGTTGATTCTCTCTGGTATGTCTCCGCTTATGGCTTTGGGAACTAATAAGTTGCAGAGTACTATGGGAACGGCGACAGCGGCGTATATGGTGATTAGCAAACGCAAGGCATCTTGGCAGGGGATACGTTGGTTGATGTTAAGTGCTTTTATTGGTTCTGTGTTGGGCACTTTGGCATTGCAGTTAATCGACGCGGCGACCTTGAGTTTTGTGATTCCTGTGGTGTTGTTTTTTATCGGCAGTTATTTTTTGTTCAGTCCTAAGGTAAGAGAAGAGGATTGTCAGCCGAGAATTTCCGAGCGGCTTTATCGTATGTTTGTCGTGCCCCTGGTAGGGTGGTATGACGGTATGTTTGGCCCCGGCACTGGCTCTTTTTTTGCTTTGGCAGGGGTGTCTTTACGGGGCTATGGATTGGTGAGTTCGACGGCGCAGGCAAAGCCGTTAAATTTTTCAACCAATATTGCTTCGCTGATAGTATTTTTATTTGCAGGCCAGTTCGTGTGGCAGGTGGGTGTTCTAATGATGTTAGGACAGTTCATCGGGGCCAGGTTTGGCGCAAATGTTTTGTTTTCCATTCGCATTAGTATCCTTAAACCGATGATCGTATTGATGTGCTTTGGCATGTTGATTAGTTACGTATATAAAATGGGCTGGCTGGCTTTTTAACTAAGCCTTTTACTTAAACCTTCTGACTTGGCCCTTTGATCGATAGAGCCACTCCTCCTGTCGTATAAAGCTCGTGGAGTTTGATGCAAGAGCTTGTCAGACCGTTGTAGAATGAGCAGCAACTAATTGGGGCCAGCTAACAAGCTCCAGTCTATTTAGAGCTCTTTCATTAACAGATCAACGACTATGGAATTTCTGCTGAGAAGATAAGATGAAATATAAAAATATTTTTTTA
Protein-coding regions in this window:
- a CDS encoding GNAT family N-acetyltransferase — translated: MEQTLVKAPILETPRLTLQGHTPEDFESCATMWGDINFVKYTFRVPSTREESWTRFLRYFGHWQVNGFGYWVIKDRSTGEFIGEAGFADYKRNMTPSIEGRPEAGWGITSHQQGKGYASEAMTCITQWADSHLSAATTVCIIDPEHQASIRVANKMGYHPIGIASYLGDNVNLYERKSA
- a CDS encoding VOC family protein: MKQSIVHVSLVVNDYDEAIAFYTQKLNFTLVEDIVMDDAGKRWVLVAPPGSQGIALLLAKASNSEQAEHIGSQTGGRVFLFLSTDNFARDYTAMKEKGITFTRGPNHMEYGTVAVFKDLYGNLWDLIEYKDGHPFAQK
- a CDS encoding sensor domain-containing diguanylate cyclase — translated: MKSTRKLHPIARLNLIPRIIACTFYVIIIGSISLDSLLSLPFISIAILGASWPHVALFLASQKVDSKRQEEINMHLDAVFCGLLVIAYPSFEYASTVGILLVSNGLFIGSFRLLATTLAAFLLAAAATYLVLRPDYLIPASIATDVIIFLFFCSYFGCFAFLGNNLTRQLIKLNKEVKYLSMKDPLTQCYNRLYLDKKLIEEIQRCYRVGYPISIIFADIDHFKKINDDYGHNVGDAVLQQFVAISQECIREDSDWLARFGGEEFLIILSYADNKVAKMVAERIRVAISEHVFVAEEKTMNITCSFGVASIDPIAEHEDKDKVDANGLITLADQRLYRAKELGRDRVQSA
- a CDS encoding GFA family protein, which produces MTNTESTMSNATRSAKGSCACGAITVEAKNISQSVGACHCSTCRKISGGSPYMAVECGSDVNFSGSENISIYNSSKWAERGFCGKCGSPLFYRLKQANQYMLSSGLFNDENFNFDHQLFIEEKPAHYTFANDTKNMTGEELFAQYGAS
- a CDS encoding LysE family translocator, which translates into the protein MIAELLPYLSQIISIIVISIFMAISPGADFVMITRNSIFHGRSAGLYSALGIALAIWIHVAYSIAGLAIIISNSILLFSIIKYLGAAYLIYIGWKTFQTKHHNEEQYQDKQQTLTNTAAFKIGFITNALNPKTTIFFLSIFTQIVNPQTPLWLQIIYGAIISLAHLLWFSAVAVFLSQPALLKKFNSYRTRIEKVVGVILMGFGVKVATSTN
- a CDS encoding glutathione S-transferase family protein, translating into MGLLVNGVWQDKWYDTKQSGGAFEREAAQLRNWVTKDGAAGSSGIGGFAAESGRYHLYVSYACPWAHRTLIFRQLKDLEEHISVSVVSPDMLTEGWTFNKDEGSTGDALFGHDFMHQVYTSNNPTYNGRVTVPVLWDKKQQRIVSNESSEIIRMLNSAFNDITGNSDDYYPEHLRAEIDRVNEMIYHNVNNGVYRCGFATTQEAYEHAYLGLFETLDKVEERLSKQAYLCGSAITEADWRLFTTLIRFDSVYHGHFKCNRQRIEDFPNISNYVRELYQRPGVADTVNFFHIKRHYYYSHETVNPTRVVPLGPEIDYLRPHNRADI
- a CDS encoding nucleoid-associated protein encodes the protein MAISHLIAHRLQRMAPSSPATLSLRDKELVRDGKVDECARELKLSFIKKLGKIHGRFSNDAANHPLSTWLNECIDEKMSFVSLTQHAMKHFKLELDKTEALLDSYIFFVQESYEHADELYIFASDHLSGQYIDGELNIADSIYLDTRSITLAAKINLREWQDEDKNLNYLSLLTMRGEKDLSDAFVAFVGFTDKADIKEETENFLEAVESYTKELPQEQAAETRETVVNYCLEQDKAGKRVVIADLSSQVNEEKQKDFEQHVLKSKPQLKPELIPDRAQLRQYIRISGRNDLLSMSFDSKCLGESIVYDSESDSLTITKIPSALKSRLLKHLKSS